One Bos javanicus breed banteng chromosome 10, ARS-OSU_banteng_1.0, whole genome shotgun sequence genomic window, gtacttttattctttttttaaaaagacttcagTAGAAGTAATCCCACTACCATAAATCTACCTTCGGTTCTCTTGGAAACAAGGAGCAGTTTAGTGAGGAGTGAACCCTGATGCAAACTTCTAAATCAGTGAATGGTGCAGCCTTAGCATTCAgactgggagtatggagtctgCTCTGAGGAGCTGAAGGCCTCCAGGCTTCCCATTCCTGAGGACTCCTCATCCTCTGAATTCCGCTCATCACTCACTAAACTCAGAGCCTCTGGCATCTtctttgccatttccccctcagtACAGTGTGTTCTGGGGTCAGCTGCTTTCTCCCTCCACATTTGTGCTCCATTAATCTCAGAAGGATTGTGATTGGGAATTTAGGTTTTAGAATCAGACCAATCCATGTAGAGTCTCAGCTTCCCTGAgcctctcttgtttcttgagctgCTCAGTGGGAATGCGCAGCGTGGCTGTTGCAACTAGAGATAATGAATACAAAACACTGATGACACCTGCCTCAACAACTGTGGACACTACTCTGTTTCAGAGCCTCGCTGGCTGCCCACTTTTAACAGTGAAGTGTGGATACAGTTCAGATCAATAAAAACTGTCCCCTGACATCCAAGTCTTTACCTGTCTGCCTCTGTCTACATGGCTAGCCTGGTGGGGTTGAGCACACAGTTTGGCTCCAGGCAAGGAAGTTGCTACTCAGTGGCCCCAGCTTCTCATCCTTCAAATGTGTGCTGATCACACCAGTAGTCATGAGGTACCAACTTGTCACTGGCCCCTCACCAGAGAGTGTCCCAGCTCTTCAGGCCTGGAGGAGGGAAGACAGGAGATTCCATTTCAAGACATCCATTGGGTAAATGGATAAACACTGCAACCACCAGCTGCTGTTTTAAATCCTAAGGGTCACCATAGAGCTGATCCATTGTCTCTGCCTGACAGTCTAGttgctttttattggagtagCCCGACACAGCACATAGGGGAGCACACTGGGACCTCCAGAAATTTGGGAGAAGGGTGCAGCGGCGCCTTGCCTCCAGACCTGTTGGAGTAAGGGCTCTGCCGGGTCAGAGAGTGCGGCGGCCGGGCATTGCGTGCAGGTTCTGTCCGTCCAGCTTCCTGAGCACGCGGTGCCTGGGAGAGGGAACCGCGGCCTCGGTCTTTCTGCCTTTGGGGCCTCGGCAGCTTTTGTGCCCGAAGGCCGGAGGACCAGAGCGACTCTGGCTCAGGCGCCCTTTCCAGGGTAGGGGTCGGCACACGCCCTCCCAGCCCGCTCACTGCAGGGGGCccgcccctctccccgcccctggCCTGGGCCCGCCCCCGCGCCTGTGTCACCGCGGGGCCGGGGGAGGAGAGCGGCCGGGCGGGACATCCGGCCCAGGTCCCTCGCCGCGCTCGCGCGCTGCCCGCTGCCCGCCGCCCGCTTCGGCGCCGCATCCCGGGAGTGGGCCACCCCGCGCGCGCCGGGGGCCTCCAGCCAGCGCTGCTCTCCCGGATCCCTTCCGGGCTCCGCGAGTCCAAGCCCTCGGGCCCGCCCCCAGCCCGAGCCCGCCTCCCGTACAGCCCTCGGATCAGCCTGGCCCACGCAGGCCCCCGCCCCGAGAGCACAATGTTCCCCCGCCCGCTGACCCCGCTGGCGGCCCCAAATGGCGCCGAGCCCCTGGGCCGGGCGCTGAGGCGGGCGCCCCTGGGCAGGGCCCGGGCTGGGCTGGGCGGGCCGCCCCTCCTGCTGCCGTCCATGCTGATGTTCGCGGTGATCGTGGCTTCCAGCGGGCTGCTGCTCATGATCGAGCGGGGCATCCTGGCCGAGATGAAGCCCCTTCCCCTGCACCCTCCCAATCGCGAGGACGCGGTCTGGCGCGGGACAGTCCCCAGGCCTGGGAGGCTGTCCCTGGATGCGGGGGACTCGGACCTGCAGGTGAGGCAGGACGTCCGGAACCGGACCTTGCGGGCAGTGTGCGGACAACCGGGCATGCCCCGGGACCCCTGGGACTTGCCGGTGGGGCAGCGGCGCACCCTGCTGCGCCACATCCTCGTGAGTGACCGCTACCGCTTCCTCTACTGCTATGTGCCCAAGGTGGCCTGCTCCAACTGGAAGCGGGTTCTGAAGGTGCTGGCGGGAGTCCTGGACAACGTGGACGTCCGCCTCAAGATGGACCACCGCAGCGACCTGGTGTTCCTGGCCGACCTGCGGCCTGACGAGATTCGCTACCGCCTCCAGCACTACTTCAAGTTCCTGTTTGTGCGGGACCCCTTGGAGCGTCTTCTCTCTGCTTACCGCAACAAGTTTGGTGAGATCCGAGAGTACCAGCA contains:
- the CHST14 gene encoding carbohydrate sulfotransferase 14, translating into MFPRPLTPLAAPNGAEPLGRALRRAPLGRARAGLGGPPLLLPSMLMFAVIVASSGLLLMIERGILAEMKPLPLHPPNREDAVWRGTVPRPGRLSLDAGDSDLQVRQDVRNRTLRAVCGQPGMPRDPWDLPVGQRRTLLRHILVSDRYRFLYCYVPKVACSNWKRVLKVLAGVLDNVDVRLKMDHRSDLVFLADLRPDEIRYRLQHYFKFLFVRDPLERLLSAYRNKFGEIREYQQRYGVEIVKRYRAGAGPSPAGDDVTFPEFLRYLADEDPERMNEHWMPVYHLCQPCAVRYDFVGSYERLEADANQVLEWVRAPPHVRFPARQAWYRPASPESLHYHLCSAPRALLQDVLPKYILDFSLFAYPLPNVTREACHQ